One Thalassotalea hakodatensis DNA segment encodes these proteins:
- the prsT gene encoding XrtA/PEP-CTERM system TPR-repeat protein PrsT, whose amino-acid sequence MLNKKAAISLAVMVALAGCGETLTVEDHLAQAKQYQSEKKLKETEIALKNAIQLDMKNPQARFSLGKLYLSQGESAGAIKELEKAQSLKFTGRDLVPSLARAYLIADDNEGVIGLSEASTALPDEQQVEYLSYKTLALIKTQQPDLAKQAAKEADKRLPANPYAILSNAYIAMLDEELDRASALVNKSLNLTADIPEAVMLQGQIAIAKADYETAAQHFEQYLALQPQSKLVYLLLADTLVKTDRYLEAEKYADLILSAMSQQPVANYVKSLVRFAEKDYEEALKYAEVGLNSQYMKPHLRLVAGASAFYLAKYEQANLHLGAIVHQLIPEHSARKMYAVSQFHLGAIENITDSLQGYTPVSEKDQEFLSSLSFSLFSMGAKEEAKIIAQRVADSELSSAKSSGRKGLLKLLMDDFSGVDDLKTALEKNPDLIGAELALAYVALDRENYEEAADIARQWQEKNPEKADGYNMLAAVHIRQNEFEQAHDMLKKSLDVVPNNAFALTEITSVLMKLDKKADAEKIAQQAIQEHPNNLKALHNNYALKRNAEALAAIKMAFEAAENKNTYAPLYMQALLDADDVQALLNVADKLTLDFKTPKKVWQLQIFAYHKLKKGAKIKATLDKWITANPYHVEPVFLLADYYVKAKDAGRALTVINNALAGPHENNTNVQLVKMQLLLDNRDAARAKRLLNEMDTDALNENLLAGIHGRIALLDSKLPEAVKGLTKYYKGYPSSQNAVLLAIARSRSGDQKDAIAGLEKHLETHENDLPARNLLANYYVKQSSSKAIAQYEQLVSKQPLNVVALNNLAWLSLENNQLDKAETYAKKAYELAPNVPNIADTYAKVLWASGDKREALNKSKEAYDLSKGQDVDISLNYVEHLLENSRKNEAKSVLLKVKPVTEAQKTKTTELLNKI is encoded by the coding sequence ATGTTAAATAAAAAAGCAGCAATATCATTAGCCGTTATGGTCGCACTGGCTGGCTGTGGTGAAACCCTTACTGTTGAAGATCATCTTGCACAAGCAAAACAATATCAGTCGGAAAAAAAATTAAAAGAAACTGAAATAGCGCTAAAAAATGCCATTCAATTAGACATGAAAAACCCACAAGCAAGGTTTAGTTTAGGTAAGCTTTACTTGTCGCAAGGTGAAAGTGCTGGCGCAATAAAAGAATTAGAAAAAGCTCAATCTTTGAAATTTACCGGGCGAGATTTAGTGCCATCGTTAGCCAGAGCATACCTTATTGCTGATGATAACGAGGGTGTGATTGGCTTATCCGAAGCATCAACAGCACTTCCAGATGAACAGCAAGTTGAATATTTGTCATATAAAACTTTAGCGCTAATTAAAACACAACAGCCTGATTTAGCGAAACAAGCAGCAAAAGAAGCTGATAAACGTTTACCTGCTAACCCTTATGCTATTTTATCTAATGCGTATATAGCCATGTTAGATGAAGAGCTCGATAGAGCCTCTGCATTAGTGAATAAAAGTTTAAATTTAACAGCTGACATTCCAGAAGCGGTGATGTTGCAAGGGCAAATTGCGATAGCAAAAGCTGATTATGAAACCGCTGCTCAACATTTTGAACAATATTTAGCATTGCAACCACAATCAAAATTAGTTTACTTATTACTCGCCGACACGTTAGTGAAAACCGATAGATACCTAGAAGCAGAAAAGTATGCAGATTTAATTTTATCGGCAATGTCTCAACAGCCTGTAGCCAACTATGTTAAATCGCTAGTTCGCTTTGCTGAAAAAGATTATGAAGAAGCTTTAAAATATGCTGAGGTTGGCCTCAATAGCCAATATATGAAGCCTCATTTACGCTTAGTTGCTGGCGCAAGTGCTTTTTATTTAGCAAAATATGAACAGGCCAACTTACATTTAGGGGCTATTGTTCATCAGTTAATTCCTGAGCATTCGGCCCGTAAAATGTACGCGGTTAGCCAGTTTCATTTAGGTGCTATTGAAAATATTACTGATTCTTTACAGGGCTATACACCTGTTTCTGAAAAAGATCAGGAATTCTTATCCTCGCTTAGTTTTAGCTTATTTAGTATGGGGGCAAAAGAAGAAGCTAAAATTATTGCTCAACGAGTAGCTGATTCTGAACTTTCTTCTGCTAAGTCGTCTGGCCGTAAAGGGTTGTTAAAACTATTGATGGACGATTTCTCAGGTGTTGATGATTTAAAAACCGCCCTTGAGAAAAACCCGGATTTAATTGGCGCTGAATTAGCACTGGCTTACGTTGCTTTAGATCGTGAAAACTATGAAGAAGCCGCCGATATTGCAAGGCAATGGCAAGAAAAAAATCCTGAAAAAGCTGATGGCTATAACATGTTAGCAGCTGTTCATATACGCCAAAATGAATTTGAACAAGCACATGATATGTTGAAAAAAAGCTTAGACGTTGTGCCAAATAATGCATTCGCATTAACTGAAATAACGTCAGTGTTAATGAAGCTTGATAAAAAAGCCGACGCAGAAAAAATCGCGCAACAAGCTATTCAAGAACACCCAAATAACCTGAAAGCTTTACATAACAATTATGCATTAAAACGAAATGCAGAAGCGTTAGCCGCAATAAAAATGGCATTTGAAGCCGCAGAAAATAAAAATACTTATGCCCCGTTATACATGCAAGCGTTGCTTGATGCCGACGACGTACAAGCCCTTTTAAACGTTGCAGACAAGCTAACGCTTGATTTTAAAACACCGAAAAAAGTGTGGCAGTTACAAATTTTTGCATATCACAAGTTGAAAAAAGGCGCGAAAATAAAAGCAACCCTAGATAAGTGGATAACGGCAAACCCTTATCATGTTGAACCGGTGTTTTTATTAGCTGATTATTATGTGAAAGCAAAAGATGCTGGTCGCGCATTAACGGTTATCAATAATGCATTAGCCGGCCCTCACGAAAATAATACGAATGTTCAATTAGTTAAAATGCAATTGTTACTCGATAATCGTGATGCAGCACGGGCTAAAAGGTTGTTGAATGAGATGGATACTGACGCATTAAATGAAAACTTGCTTGCCGGCATTCACGGACGTATTGCACTGCTTGACAGTAAATTACCTGAGGCGGTAAAAGGGTTAACAAAGTACTATAAAGGTTATCCAAGTAGTCAAAATGCGGTATTGCTTGCAATTGCTCGAAGTCGCTCTGGTGATCAGAAAGATGCGATAGCTGGGCTAGAAAAACACTTAGAAACTCATGAAAATGATTTACCCGCACGTAATCTGCTTGCCAATTATTATGTGAAACAAAGCAGTTCAAAAGCTATTGCTCAATATGAGCAGTTAGTGAGTAAGCAACCTTTAAACGTCGTCGCGTTAAATAATCTGGCGTGGTTGTCATTAGAAAATAACCAACTAGATAAAGCGGAAACTTATGCGAAGAAAGCATATGAACTCGCACCCAATGTGCCTAATATTGCCGACACTTATGCAAAAGTATTGTGGGCATCTGGTGATAAGCGTGAAGCGCTAAATAAATCGAAAGAAGCTTATGATTTATCTAAAGGACAAGACGTAGACATTTCGTTAAATTACGTTGAACACTTACTTGAAAATAGCCGTAAGAATGAAGCGAAATCTGTACTATTAAAAGTAAAACCAGTAACAGAAGCACAAAAAACGAAAACCACTGAGTTGTTAAATAAAATCTAG
- the prsT gene encoding XrtA/PEP-CTERM system TPR-repeat protein PrsT, with product MNNNKKLTLSIAVAVALGLSACGDKSSQEYIQMGEKSIENANTAEAIVQFKNAVRVEPKSVAARTHLGLAYVKQGAYANAEKELERALELGASDDSVVVNLALARGKLEDHTGLQLLIDNNSNMSDETYQGVLYYAGTAALDENDLATGQDLLGQAISIAPESRFGQLSKAYLSYVEKSYAESEQITKALLEKSPKDAEALVILGHTYFAQKNFSDANDTFAKHVKMVPEDYPVLLFQINSLLHAEKFTEAEPLLDKVMSRFKSLSLAHQYKSQIEYHKQNYRDALFHAEEANKGSLEFAVARMIAGVSAYQLNEIEQSYANLKMVEDALPLTHPVQKLLAIVRVKLGYTDEAAETFNLMEGLTEADVAFLQETSAALVDSNDFNTAKDLLEKAQQLDPENANVAAQKGAMLLSQQDVSGLSSLEQALSIDPSLADVEFSLALQYLRFDQVEKAQSIATEWIASTDKKSTGHLLQGIINTKKGATNDAKEDFETVLTLEPENISALYNLARLNEKDDVAKAKTLYEKLIVLSPSHLGGLNRYSLLQQGQNNSAESITFLERLITEEKDNINLMLGLAQNYRLNNDLPKAIETLTNIENRDDLPDAYWIILGDSYLQNKNLSAAKATFSKAIEQFPKNFILHLRYIGVLEIEQSFDLALQAAEDAYQVFPGNTRIEMLIAYYEARNKNERGSKKYLTKLADKGVEHPFINAIAGQVAVLEKDYEAAVEHFSEAYSLENSAQNAIYLARALRFTGKQKEAETVLEKHLATEPNVKMRMLLASLYTENSADKKIDQYELALQESPDNLIILNNLAWAHYTQNNLAKAKQYISKAYDVKSDYLPVLETYGVILHALQDEKSEDILKQAVNAGSTDVKTQLAYAEVLIRKGDHDKAKLVLDNIAVKNADVQRDISKLRSQM from the coding sequence ATGAATAATAATAAAAAATTAACACTTTCTATTGCGGTAGCAGTTGCACTAGGTTTATCAGCATGCGGTGATAAATCTTCGCAAGAATACATCCAGATGGGTGAAAAATCGATTGAGAACGCAAATACTGCTGAGGCTATTGTACAATTTAAAAACGCGGTAAGGGTCGAGCCTAAAAGTGTTGCGGCCAGAACGCACTTAGGCCTAGCCTACGTTAAACAAGGTGCATACGCTAATGCTGAAAAGGAATTAGAAAGAGCACTCGAACTTGGGGCAAGTGATGACAGTGTGGTGGTGAACTTAGCACTTGCCAGAGGTAAGCTAGAAGATCATACCGGGTTGCAATTACTTATCGACAATAACAGCAACATGAGTGATGAAACCTATCAAGGGGTGCTTTATTATGCGGGCACTGCGGCTTTAGATGAAAACGATTTAGCGACTGGCCAAGACTTACTAGGCCAAGCAATCTCTATCGCACCAGAAAGTCGTTTTGGTCAGCTATCAAAGGCGTACTTATCTTATGTAGAAAAATCATATGCTGAAAGTGAACAAATCACCAAAGCATTATTAGAAAAGTCGCCAAAAGATGCGGAAGCACTGGTTATATTAGGTCATACTTACTTTGCCCAAAAGAACTTCTCAGACGCTAATGATACTTTTGCTAAGCACGTAAAAATGGTTCCAGAAGATTATCCCGTTTTACTTTTTCAAATTAATTCATTATTACACGCTGAAAAATTTACCGAAGCTGAGCCGCTATTAGATAAAGTGATGTCACGTTTCAAAAGTTTATCGTTGGCACATCAATATAAATCTCAAATCGAATATCATAAGCAAAACTATCGTGATGCTTTATTTCATGCTGAAGAGGCGAACAAAGGTAGTTTAGAATTTGCAGTGGCGCGTATGATTGCTGGGGTGAGCGCTTATCAATTAAATGAAATTGAACAGTCATATGCCAACTTAAAAATGGTAGAAGACGCATTGCCGTTAACACATCCCGTACAAAAATTATTAGCAATTGTACGTGTGAAGTTAGGATATACCGATGAAGCGGCCGAAACCTTTAATTTAATGGAAGGTTTAACGGAGGCTGATGTCGCTTTTTTACAAGAAACAAGTGCCGCTCTGGTTGATTCTAATGATTTTAATACCGCTAAAGATTTATTAGAAAAAGCCCAACAACTAGATCCTGAAAATGCGAATGTGGCAGCACAGAAAGGGGCAATGTTGTTATCTCAGCAAGATGTTTCAGGGTTAAGCTCTTTAGAGCAAGCTTTGAGCATAGATCCATCATTAGCCGATGTTGAATTTTCATTAGCTTTACAATATTTACGTTTTGATCAAGTTGAAAAAGCACAATCAATTGCAACGGAATGGATCGCAAGTACCGATAAAAAATCAACAGGTCATTTACTGCAAGGTATTATTAATACTAAAAAAGGCGCTACTAATGACGCTAAAGAAGACTTCGAAACAGTATTAACGTTAGAACCAGAGAATATTTCCGCGTTATACAACCTTGCAAGGTTAAATGAAAAAGACGATGTTGCTAAAGCAAAAACGTTATACGAAAAGTTAATCGTATTGTCTCCTAGTCACTTAGGAGGGCTGAACCGATATAGTTTATTGCAACAAGGGCAAAACAACTCTGCTGAATCGATCACTTTTTTAGAAAGGCTAATAACAGAAGAAAAAGACAACATTAATTTAATGTTAGGATTAGCGCAAAATTATCGCCTTAATAATGATTTACCAAAAGCCATTGAAACGTTAACGAATATTGAAAACAGAGATGATTTACCCGATGCTTATTGGATCATATTAGGTGATAGTTATCTTCAAAATAAGAACTTATCTGCTGCGAAAGCTACGTTTTCTAAAGCAATTGAACAGTTTCCAAAGAACTTTATCTTGCATTTACGCTATATAGGCGTCTTAGAAATAGAGCAATCGTTTGATCTTGCCTTACAAGCGGCAGAAGATGCTTATCAAGTGTTTCCTGGCAATACAAGAATAGAAATGTTGATTGCTTATTATGAGGCACGTAACAAAAATGAACGAGGCAGTAAAAAATATTTAACTAAACTAGCCGATAAAGGTGTTGAACACCCGTTTATTAATGCCATTGCCGGGCAAGTAGCAGTACTTGAGAAAGATTATGAAGCGGCGGTGGAACACTTTTCTGAAGCCTATTCGTTAGAAAATAGTGCGCAAAATGCAATCTATTTAGCGAGGGCGTTACGATTTACCGGTAAACAGAAAGAAGCAGAAACCGTGCTTGAAAAACATTTAGCAACAGAGCCAAATGTGAAAATGCGCATGTTATTAGCGAGTTTATATACTGAAAACAGCGCTGATAAGAAAATCGATCAATATGAATTGGCTTTGCAAGAATCACCAGATAATTTAATTATCTTAAATAATCTGGCGTGGGCCCATTATACGCAAAATAATCTAGCTAAAGCGAAGCAATATATTTCAAAAGCGTATGACGTTAAGTCTGATTACTTACCCGTTTTGGAAACGTATGGCGTTATATTACATGCGTTACAAGATGAGAAAAGCGAAGACATTTTGAAGCAAGCGGTAAATGCTGGCAGCACTGATGTTAAAACTCAATTAGCTTATGCTGAAGTGTTAATTCGCAAGGGTGATCACGATAAAGCTAAATTAGTTTTAGATAATATCGCCGTGAAAAATGCAGATGTTCAACGTGATATTTCTAAGTTACGTAGTCAAATGTAG
- a CDS encoding TonB-dependent receptor, which yields MKLSQISLAITSLVFAHSAIASEQKIENQLSENQVSDVEVLTVHGDYRARNLQKTPASLSILSTQDISNRHAQNLEDIIGAVANVNFASGSQRARYYQIRGIGERSQFKEPINQSVGVLVDDIDLAGIASISSTFDMEQVEFFRGPQGTRFGANALAGLIYMTSNAPSDDFEGAVRASIGNYGTYGTSLMLSGPASDSVNYRFVAEKNISDGYMENQYLGVDDTNNRDELTLRGKLAITATDNLQVDLTVLYADFDNGYDAFSLDNNRTTLSDEPGFDQQKTRAVSSKFTYSGFDNMDMLTIVTHANSDLAYGFDEDWSYADIHPGSYVSKDYYFRERENTTAEIRFVSKDSAKLFGHSDWVFGLYVKNDQEALTREYTYLTSDFTSSFDADNYAVYGQLDSQLNDKWSLTSGLRFEQRKTQYHNSDNVAFSPSDSVLGGKLVLAYQIDSRSMTYASINRGFKAGSVNSDGSLSEHLRSFEPEFLWNYELGYKTSFLNDKAFVRTAVFYMDRDDIQISSYHLDERNDGSSEFISYWTNAASGKNYGVEVEFSWDVLDTVNIYGSAGLLETEYQGFSYEDGSIETGREQAHAPNYQFSFGVNYYPSEQWHVNVSVDGKDSFYFSDSHDQKSQNVALLHGAIRYVQPNWQAKLCVRNVFDKTYETRGFYFGNDPRDGYTPKAYYQLGEPAVFGVTLDYQF from the coding sequence ATGAAGTTATCACAAATATCACTTGCTATTACCTCCTTAGTTTTTGCCCATAGCGCTATTGCTAGTGAGCAAAAAATTGAAAATCAATTGTCAGAAAACCAAGTTTCAGATGTTGAAGTGTTGACAGTTCATGGGGACTACCGAGCGAGAAATTTACAGAAAACGCCCGCTTCGTTATCTATTTTATCAACACAAGACATCAGTAATCGTCATGCACAAAACCTAGAAGATATTATTGGTGCCGTAGCGAACGTTAATTTTGCGAGTGGCTCTCAACGAGCACGTTATTATCAAATTCGTGGTATTGGTGAACGAAGTCAATTTAAAGAGCCGATAAACCAGTCAGTAGGTGTGTTGGTTGATGATATTGATTTAGCAGGTATTGCCAGTATTTCATCTACCTTTGATATGGAACAAGTAGAGTTTTTCCGTGGCCCACAAGGGACAAGATTTGGTGCAAACGCGCTTGCAGGTCTAATTTATATGACATCTAACGCGCCGAGCGACGATTTTGAAGGTGCGGTACGCGCAAGTATCGGTAACTATGGTACATACGGTACATCTTTAATGTTATCAGGCCCGGCTTCAGATTCGGTTAATTATCGATTTGTGGCTGAAAAGAATATCAGTGATGGATACATGGAGAATCAATATTTAGGTGTTGATGACACAAATAACCGTGATGAATTGACCTTACGAGGTAAGTTAGCGATTACTGCAACAGATAACTTACAAGTTGACTTAACTGTACTGTATGCAGATTTTGACAATGGCTATGATGCGTTTTCATTGGATAATAATCGTACCACGTTGTCTGATGAACCAGGTTTTGATCAACAAAAAACACGCGCAGTGAGCAGTAAGTTTACATACAGTGGTTTTGATAACATGGATATGTTAACGATTGTCACTCATGCAAATTCTGATTTAGCATATGGATTTGACGAAGATTGGAGCTATGCTGATATTCATCCTGGGTCATATGTATCTAAGGATTATTACTTCCGTGAACGAGAAAACACCACCGCCGAAATACGTTTTGTATCAAAAGACAGTGCAAAGCTATTCGGCCATTCAGATTGGGTGTTTGGTTTATACGTAAAAAATGATCAAGAAGCATTAACCCGAGAATACACCTACTTAACTAGTGATTTTACCTCAAGTTTCGACGCTGATAACTATGCCGTATATGGACAATTAGACAGTCAATTAAACGATAAGTGGTCACTTACCTCTGGTTTACGCTTTGAACAGCGTAAAACCCAATATCATAATAGCGACAATGTTGCTTTTTCTCCAAGTGATTCAGTGTTAGGTGGTAAGTTAGTACTTGCTTATCAAATTGATTCAAGGTCTATGACTTATGCATCCATTAATCGTGGTTTTAAAGCAGGTAGTGTGAATAGCGATGGTAGCTTGTCAGAACATTTGCGTAGTTTTGAACCAGAATTTTTATGGAATTACGAACTTGGCTATAAAACGTCATTTTTAAATGACAAAGCTTTTGTGCGTACTGCAGTCTTTTACATGGATCGCGATGATATTCAGATCAGCAGCTATCACTTAGATGAACGAAATGACGGTAGCTCAGAGTTTATCAGTTATTGGACGAATGCAGCCAGCGGCAAAAACTACGGTGTAGAAGTAGAGTTCTCGTGGGATGTATTAGATACCGTGAATATTTATGGTAGTGCGGGTTTACTAGAAACTGAATATCAAGGCTTTTCATATGAAGATGGCAGCATTGAAACAGGTCGAGAACAAGCGCATGCGCCAAATTATCAGTTTAGCTTCGGCGTTAATTATTATCCTAGTGAACAATGGCATGTCAATGTGAGCGTTGATGGCAAAGACAGTTTCTATTTTTCTGATAGCCATGATCAAAAATCACAGAATGTTGCGTTATTGCACGGTGCAATTCGTTATGTACAGCCAAATTGGCAAGCAAAACTATGCGTGCGTAATGTATTCGATAAAACCTACGAAACACGTGGCTTTTATTTTGGGAATGATCCACGTGACGGTTATACGCCAAAAGCATATTATCAACTCGGTGAACCCGCTGTATTTGGTGTAACCTTAGATTACCAATTTTAA
- the pnuC gene encoding nicotinamide riboside transporter PnuC — MQAIVEYYTTLPFWELIAVFTALLYVVLAAKENIWCWPAALISTVIYTVIFYDVYLWMDGLLQVYYFAMAIYGWYCWNNVVGKKALAIQQWPMSWHAKAIVLLSALSLLVGWVMANYTPTHFPYIDAATTVFAVFATYLVAKKVLENWIYWIAIDAVSIYLYIEKQLTPTAVLFVLYVFMAIYGYIQWSKRMNMNDNALERDSIPSSR; from the coding sequence ATGCAAGCCATTGTTGAGTATTACACCACCTTACCTTTTTGGGAATTAATTGCCGTATTTACCGCGTTATTGTACGTGGTACTTGCGGCTAAAGAAAATATTTGGTGCTGGCCAGCTGCATTAATAAGTACCGTAATTTACACCGTAATATTTTATGATGTGTACTTATGGATGGACGGCCTATTACAAGTGTATTACTTTGCGATGGCCATTTACGGTTGGTATTGTTGGAACAACGTGGTGGGTAAGAAAGCGCTGGCCATTCAACAATGGCCAATGAGTTGGCATGCAAAAGCGATTGTGCTGTTAAGTGCGTTATCTTTATTGGTTGGCTGGGTGATGGCAAACTATACACCCACGCATTTTCCGTATATTGATGCGGCTACCACGGTGTTTGCGGTATTTGCGACCTACTTGGTGGCAAAAAAAGTATTAGAAAATTGGATTTATTGGATTGCGATTGATGCGGTATCCATTTATTTATATATCGAAAAACAATTAACGCCAACAGCGGTACTTTTTGTATTGTATGTCTTCATGGCTATTTATGGTTACATTCAATGGTCTAAGCGTATGAATATGAATGATAACGCTCTTGAGCGTGACTCTATACCTTCTTCACGTTAA
- a CDS encoding phosphotransferase, giving the protein MKNVDIDKKEVLADIKQLSCFASLSCDIDFLDQGLSSNNVKVTTFDPQQQVTAQYFVKWFSGAEQAARGEVAIARLAMQYGLAPMVIYSSEEYLVTDFVQGETLQSILLKQPSQLSSAVEQTVSLVAQLHQLPASNMVEPFDILALLSSLKADCHFNSAHLNDVNHVIAQLPAIERSITPVICHGDANFSNVLVDDTDRHWLIDFECSIFTDAEFDIAMCIAINQLNDNAVSTMLQTYQQCSGKRLSSQLVNTYIPYCALINALWFIAKAKKSPQKATFLKHAEQQLTQIEAYTTPCLLKRLFTHST; this is encoded by the coding sequence ATGAAGAATGTTGATATCGATAAAAAGGAAGTGCTCGCTGATATTAAACAGTTAAGCTGTTTTGCCTCGCTTTCATGCGATATTGACTTTCTCGACCAAGGTTTAAGCAGTAATAACGTAAAAGTAACTACCTTTGATCCTCAGCAACAAGTAACTGCTCAATACTTTGTAAAATGGTTTAGCGGTGCAGAGCAAGCAGCTAGAGGTGAAGTTGCAATTGCCAGACTTGCAATGCAATATGGCCTTGCACCTATGGTGATCTATTCATCTGAAGAGTACCTTGTCACTGACTTTGTTCAAGGGGAAACCCTGCAAAGCATATTATTAAAGCAACCATCACAGTTATCATCAGCAGTAGAGCAAACGGTTTCCTTGGTAGCTCAGTTGCATCAATTGCCTGCTAGTAACATGGTAGAGCCTTTTGATATCTTGGCACTATTATCCTCATTAAAAGCTGATTGTCATTTTAACTCTGCACATTTAAATGATGTTAATCATGTTATAGCGCAACTACCTGCTATTGAACGTAGCATTACGCCGGTGATTTGCCATGGAGATGCTAACTTTAGCAATGTATTAGTCGATGATACTGACAGACATTGGTTGATTGATTTCGAGTGTAGTATTTTTACCGATGCTGAGTTTGATATTGCTATGTGCATTGCGATCAACCAATTAAATGACAACGCGGTTTCTACAATGCTACAAACATATCAGCAATGCTCGGGTAAAAGATTGTCTTCACAGCTTGTTAATACATACATCCCTTATTGTGCATTAATCAACGCGCTTTGGTTTATTGCAAAAGCAAAAAAGTCGCCACAAAAGGCGACTTTTTTGAAACATGCTGAACAGCAATTAACCCAGATTGAAGCTTATACAACACCGTGTTTATTAAAGCGGTTATTTACTCACAGCACCTAG